A genomic region of Venturia canescens isolate UGA chromosome 7, ASM1945775v1, whole genome shotgun sequence contains the following coding sequences:
- the LOC122413459 gene encoding uncharacterized protein yields MTKLALCALIFGLFVLASSAPNTTDNQERGILDCFFESESLTCAKNRADTQLDAIEQRITGRSDPVPFSRVFEDAGAILVDGTRSLLGETDESTTELDDEEEDKEEGRSSLRQPRKKFGKKKKKMLAKLLSFVMLIKAKIGLLLQLISTHFQLKFFALAILSLVVNVARFWIDIKKDHHPSKVVYYEHAQHQHHYDHEDDHGGYWGRSDLENPAQELAYNAHK; encoded by the exons ATGACGAAGTTAGCGCTCTGTGCCTTGATTTTTGGACTTTTCGTGCTCGCCTCTTCCGCCCCGAACACAACGGACAATCAAGAACGCGGAATCCTCGACTGTTTCTTCGAGTCCGAGAGCCTCACGTGCGCGAAAAATCGTGCCGACACACAATTAGACGCGATCGAACAACGAATCACAGGGAGGTCAGACCCCGTTCCATTCAGTCGAGTTTTCGAAGATGCTGGAGCAATCCTCGTCGATGGCACCAGGTCACTCCTTGGAGAGACCGACGAATCTACTACCGAACTCGACGACGAGGAAGAAGACAAGGAAGAGGGCCGCAGTTCGCTTC GTCAACCACGAAAGAAGtttggaaaaaagaagaagaaaatgttgGCAAAACTGTTGTCTTTCGTGATGCTGATAAAAGCGAAAATCGGTCTGCTCCTTCAGCTCATTTCCACGCACTTCCAACTGAAATTCTTCGCTCTGGCTATCCTCAGTTTGGTCGTAAATGTAGCACGATTTTGGATCGACATCAAGAAAGACCATCATCCTTCGAAAGTCGTGTATTACGAGCACGCTCAGCATCAGCATCATTACGATCATGAAGACGATCATGGCGGTTACTGGGGTCGATCGGATCTCGAGAATCCTGCTCAGGAATTAGCTTATAACGCTCATAAATGA
- the LOC122413146 gene encoding uncharacterized protein, with amino-acid sequence MFRLQVLTFLFIAVFVVGLALPQQPKNKRPTPVFKQTLGLELPNNATSIRENIVDTFSCEGRIYGYYADIENECQIFHVCMPQARGSSRWSFICPAETVFNQETFVCTRTENSIPCEESDQYYVLNEDIGKVEEEGEETDIGDLGQAPPTPFTRVFRRGKSRRVNDSTESSTPEVASSTVATTRNARILSREKSRQE; translated from the exons atgtttcgtCTTCAAGTTTTGACGTTTCTGTTCATCGCGGTGTTCGTCGTGGGCTTGGCTCTGCCTCAACAGCCAAAAAACAAGCGACCAACACCGGTATTCAAA CAAACGCTCGGACTCGAGTTGCCGAACAACGCAACCTCCATAAGGGAAAATATAGTCGACACGTTCTCCTGCGAGGGCAGAATTTATGGTTATTATGCTGACATCGAGAACGAGTGTCAAATCTTCCACGTTTGTATGCCACAGGCACGAGGATCCTCCAGATGGAGTTTCATTTGTCCTGCTGAAACAGTTTTCAATCAA GAAACTTTCGTTTGCACCCGAACCGAGAATTCAATTCCCTGCGAAGAATCGGATCAGTACTACGTGTTGAACGAGGACATCGGTAAAGTGGAAGAGGAGGGAGAGGAGACGGATATCGGTGACTTGGGGCAAGCCCCACCGACGCCGTTCACGCGAGTTTTTCGTCGGGGTAAAAGTCGCAGAGTAAACGATTCGACGGAGAGCAGTACTCCGGAGGTGGCGTCGTCGACGGTGGCGACGACGAGGAACGCGAGGATTTTATCAAGAGAAAAATCCAGACAGGAGTAA
- the LOC122413458 gene encoding uncharacterized protein isoform X2: protein MEDEDFGFTKREESVLRKVLKDCEAKEEIGLLADENGKKLGDENKRSAGAEGTGRKKNVDDGGSVIPDESEGVSSHEVDGRNNSSADDEKRTPETGTEEANKRSSCQTETSVNRQTPNIPNVVEYHLKVQTQSSEPREDKSLDKQAENNETEKQSENKMRTETRTPLSSRSEKKTLSSKLSKLSIDNNVFEGSTELPQVFQVKYLGSHDARGLWGIKHTRKPVDNMVASAKSLPPDTILPLVKLVVSEDGVSLLPLGKRKFEAGISKTYPIESISYGVQDLVYTRVFSMIVVRDNGNFRRVSPFECHAFVCESKHHARQLTYGLAAAFQIYSQSVKTMGKANNETNEIVKKRFAIDLRSPEEIETDLNLDSEA from the exons ATGGAAGACGAGGATTTCGGGTTTACGAAAAGAGAGGAGAGCGTTTTGCGAAAAGTGCTGAAAGACTGTGAAGCCAAAGAGGAAATTGGATTACTGGCCGATGAGAATGGCAAAAAACTGGGGGATGAAAATAAGCGTTCGGCAGGTGCTGAGGGCACGGGCCGCAAAAAGAACGTTGATGACGGTGGGTCAGTTATACCGGACGAGTCCGAGGGCGTGTCCAGTCACGAGGTAGATGGGAGAAACAACAGCAGCGCCGACGACGAGAAGCGCACACCGGAAACCGGAACCGAGGAGGCCAACAAACGATCGTCGTGCCAAACCGAGACCTCAGTCAATCGTCAAACCCCGAACATACCGAACGTCGTCGAATATCATCTCAAAGTTCAAACTCAATCATCGGAACCACGCGAGGACAAGAGTCTAGATAAACAAGCCGAAAATAACGAGACC GAAAAGCAGTCGGAGAATAAAATGAGGACCGAGACGAGAACGCCGCTGTCATCGAGAAGCGAGAAGAAAACGCTGTCCAGCAAATTGTCAAAGCTATCGATCGACAACAACGTATTCGAGGGTTCAACCGAATTGCCCCAGGTCTTCCAAGTCAAGTATTTGGGATCGCACGACGCGCGTGGTCTCTGGGGAATAAAGCACACGCGTAAGCCGGTCGACAACATGGTAGCATCAGCGAAATCGTTGCCTCCGGACACGATATTGCCGCTGGTGAAGCTGGTAGTTTCGGAGGACGGAGTGTCGCTTCTTCCGCTCGGAAAGCGCAAGTTCGAGGCCGGAATATCGAAGACTTATCCGATCGAGTCGATCTCCTACGGAGTCCAAGATCTCGTATACACCCGCGTTTTTTCGATGATAGTTGTGCGCGACAATGGCAACTTTCGTCGCGTTTCGCCCTTCGAGTGCCACGCTTTTGTCTGCGAGTCGAAGCACCACGCGAGACAATTGACTTACGGGCTCGCGGCTGcctttcaaatttattcgcaGAGCGTCAAAACTATGGGGAAAGCTAATAATGAGACGAacgaaatagtgaaaaaaagattcgccATCGATCTCCGTAGCCCCGAAGAGATAGAAACGGATCTAAACCTCGATTCGGAGGCTTAA
- the LOC122413458 gene encoding uncharacterized protein isoform X1, with translation MRRRGTDLVQISVMWPRRKRSTKIRRSRDSCPQLEKMEDEDFGFTKREESVLRKVLKDCEAKEEIGLLADENGKKLGDENKRSAGAEGTGRKKNVDDGGSVIPDESEGVSSHEVDGRNNSSADDEKRTPETGTEEANKRSSCQTETSVNRQTPNIPNVVEYHLKVQTQSSEPREDKSLDKQAENNETEKQSENKMRTETRTPLSSRSEKKTLSSKLSKLSIDNNVFEGSTELPQVFQVKYLGSHDARGLWGIKHTRKPVDNMVASAKSLPPDTILPLVKLVVSEDGVSLLPLGKRKFEAGISKTYPIESISYGVQDLVYTRVFSMIVVRDNGNFRRVSPFECHAFVCESKHHARQLTYGLAAAFQIYSQSVKTMGKANNETNEIVKKRFAIDLRSPEEIETDLNLDSEA, from the exons TTGGAAAAGATGGAAGACGAGGATTTCGGGTTTACGAAAAGAGAGGAGAGCGTTTTGCGAAAAGTGCTGAAAGACTGTGAAGCCAAAGAGGAAATTGGATTACTGGCCGATGAGAATGGCAAAAAACTGGGGGATGAAAATAAGCGTTCGGCAGGTGCTGAGGGCACGGGCCGCAAAAAGAACGTTGATGACGGTGGGTCAGTTATACCGGACGAGTCCGAGGGCGTGTCCAGTCACGAGGTAGATGGGAGAAACAACAGCAGCGCCGACGACGAGAAGCGCACACCGGAAACCGGAACCGAGGAGGCCAACAAACGATCGTCGTGCCAAACCGAGACCTCAGTCAATCGTCAAACCCCGAACATACCGAACGTCGTCGAATATCATCTCAAAGTTCAAACTCAATCATCGGAACCACGCGAGGACAAGAGTCTAGATAAACAAGCCGAAAATAACGAGACC GAAAAGCAGTCGGAGAATAAAATGAGGACCGAGACGAGAACGCCGCTGTCATCGAGAAGCGAGAAGAAAACGCTGTCCAGCAAATTGTCAAAGCTATCGATCGACAACAACGTATTCGAGGGTTCAACCGAATTGCCCCAGGTCTTCCAAGTCAAGTATTTGGGATCGCACGACGCGCGTGGTCTCTGGGGAATAAAGCACACGCGTAAGCCGGTCGACAACATGGTAGCATCAGCGAAATCGTTGCCTCCGGACACGATATTGCCGCTGGTGAAGCTGGTAGTTTCGGAGGACGGAGTGTCGCTTCTTCCGCTCGGAAAGCGCAAGTTCGAGGCCGGAATATCGAAGACTTATCCGATCGAGTCGATCTCCTACGGAGTCCAAGATCTCGTATACACCCGCGTTTTTTCGATGATAGTTGTGCGCGACAATGGCAACTTTCGTCGCGTTTCGCCCTTCGAGTGCCACGCTTTTGTCTGCGAGTCGAAGCACCACGCGAGACAATTGACTTACGGGCTCGCGGCTGcctttcaaatttattcgcaGAGCGTCAAAACTATGGGGAAAGCTAATAATGAGACGAacgaaatagtgaaaaaaagattcgccATCGATCTCCGTAGCCCCGAAGAGATAGAAACGGATCTAAACCTCGATTCGGAGGCTTAA